One genomic window of Danio rerio strain Tuebingen ecotype United States chromosome 24, GRCz12tu, whole genome shotgun sequence includes the following:
- the slc6a16b gene encoding solute carrier family 6 member 16b isoform X1, with the protein MTSAKPPLPADGQQDEVELRLGLEPEVPLETARDGWDSKVEYFLAQVGFSVGLGNVWRFPYLCHQNGGGAFILLYVVLMALVGVPLFFLELAAGQSIRQGSIGVWRHISPKLVGIGYSSCVVCFFVALYYNVIIGWSIFYLGNSFQYPLPWEKCPTEGNSTVKECAASSPTAYFWYRKALDITDSIDETGEFNFILTGCLLAAWVIVCLAMYKGIKSSGKVMYFSSVFPYVVLLCFLIRGVTLDGASEGIKFMFYPRLEIWADVQVWRQAATQVFFALGLGFGSVIAYSSYNPRNNNCHRDAFTVSGVNFMTSVLATLVVFAVLGFRAKTIATECVKRNLKALLKVTSSAPLPVLSINASDVESISLDEYANWYSTQGMELSISDYNITACSLEDELRQGVEGTGLAFIAFTEAMTLFPGSPFWSALFFLMLLNLGLSTMFGTMAGILTPLTDTFKTLRNHKLIFTICSCTVGFLIGLVFTQRCGNYFVTMFDDYSATLPLIIVVIFQTISVSWVYGADRFLEDLKQMLNRPIPVIYKYLWKFVCPIAMLGLLGASLLKMILKRPEYSAWNREKASKEDLPYPDWALAVLIILIIIASLPVPIGYIHSLLLERLGQSPADTEARYTPCATTDADLTPLSTLPPSRDDLNSSHPLLEGNHNSHLQNGHIESVESSVL; encoded by the exons ATGACGTCAGCAAAGCCCCCGTTACCTGCAGACGGCCAGCAGGATGAGGTTGAACTGCGATTGGGGCTCGAGCCAGAAGTCCCGTTGGAAACAGCCCGGGACGGTTGGGACAGTAAAGTAGAGTATTTCCTTGCTCAAGTCGGATTCAGTGTGGGATTGGGAAACGTTTGGAGGTTTCCGTATCTCTGCCACCAGAACGGAGGCG GAGCATTTATTTTGCTGTACGTGGTGTTGATGGCGCTGGTCGGTGTGCCGCTGTTTTTTCTGGAGCTTGCGGCTGGTCAGAGCATCAGACAGGGCAGCATTGGTGTCTGGAGGCACATTTCTCCAAAACTTGTTGGCATTGGCTACTCCAGCTGTGTG GTGTGTTTCTTTGTTGCTCTGTATTATAACGTCATCATCGGCTGGAGTATTTTTTATTTGGGGAACTCTTTCCAGTATCCTCTGCCATGGGAAAAATGTCCAACAGAAGGGAACAGCACAg TGAAGGAATGTGCTGCCAGCTCTCCTACAGCATATTTCTGGTACCGTAAAGCTCTGGATATCACCGATTCCATTGACGAAACGGGAGAGTTCAATTTCATACTCACTGGATGTCTGCTGGCCGCTTGGGTCATAGTGTGTCTGGCTATGTACAAGGGCATCAAGTCTTCCGGAAAG GTGATGTATTTCTCCTCCGTGTTTCCATACGTGGTTCTGCTGTGCTTTCTGATCAGAGGCGTGACGCTGGATGGAGCATCAGAGGGCATTAAATTCATGTTTTACCCCAGA CTGGAGATCTGGGCTGATGTTCAGGTGTGGCGTCAGGCGGCGACGCAGGTCTTTTTCGCTCTGGGTTTGGGTTTTGGTTCTGTGATTGCGTACTCTTCCTATAACCCACGAAACAACAACTGCCATCGAGACGCGTTCACTGTGTCTGGAGTCAACTTCATGACGTCTGTTTTGGCCACGCTGGTGGTGTTTGCTGTGCTGGGCTTCAGGGCCAAAACCATCGCCACAGAGTGTGTCAAGCG TAATCTGAAGGCCCTGCTTAAGGTGACGTCCAGCGCTCCTCTACCTGTCCTTTCCATCAATGCTTCAGATGTAGAGAGCATCTCATTGGACGAGTATGCAAACTGGTACTCGACTCAAGGGATGGAGCTCAGTATCTCTGACTACAACATCACAGCCTGCAGCCTGGAGGATGAACTCAGACAG gGTGTTGAGGGAACAGGTTTAGCTTTTATAGCATTCACAGAAGCCATGACACTGTTTCCCGGCAGTCCGTTCTGGTCGGCGCTGTTCTTCCTCATGCTGCTCAATCTGGGCCTGTCCACCATGTTCGGCACCATGGCCGGAATCCTGACCCCGCTGACGGACACCTTCAAGACCCTGCGCAACCACAAGCTCATCTTTACAA TCTGCAGCTGTACAGTGGGCTTTCTGATCGGTCTGGTGTTCACTCAGCGCTGTGGAAACTACTTTGTGACGATGTTTGATGATTATTCTGCCACTCTTCCTCTGATCATCGTTGTCATCTTTCAGACCATCAGTGTTTCATGGGTTTATGGAGCAGacag GTTTTTGGAGGACCTGAAACAGATGCTGAATCGGCCGATCCCCGTTATATACAAGTACTTGTGGAAATTTGTGTGTCCAATTGCTATGCTGGGACTTTTGGGGGCCAGTCTGCTAAAGATGATATTGAAGCGTCCCGAATACTCTGCGTGGAATAGAGAGAAG GCATCCAAAGAAGATCTTCCATATCCTGATTGGGCTCTTGCTGTTCTGATCATACTGATCATAATTGCATCACTTCCTGTTCCTATCGGATACATTCATTCCCTGCTCCTGGAGCGGCTCGGCCAATCACCAGCAGACACAGAGGCCAGATACACGCCATGTGCCACCACAGACGCAGATCTGACGCCTCTCAGCACATTACCACCATCGCGGGACGATCTCAATTCATCCCACCCTTTACTCGAGGGAAATCATAACTCGCATCTGCAAAACGGTCATATTGAAAGTGTGGAGTCGAGCGTTTTATGA
- the slc6a16b gene encoding solute carrier family 6 member 16b (The RefSeq protein has 5 substitutions compared to this genomic sequence), translating into MTSAKPPLPADGQQDEVELRLGLEPEVPLETARDGWDSKVEYFLAQVGFSVGLGNVWRFPYLCHQNGGGAFILLYVVLMALVGVPLFFLELAAGQSIRQGSIGVWRHISPKLVGIGYSSCVVCFFVALYYNVIIGWSIFYLGNSFQYPLPWEKCPTEGNSTVKECAASSPTAYFWYRKALDITDSIDETGEFNFILTGCLLAAWVIVCLAMYKGIKSSGKVMYFSSVFPYVVLLCFLIRGVTLDGASEGIKFMFYPRLEIWADVQVWRQAATQVFFALGLGFGSVIAYSSYNPRNNNCHRDAFTVSGVNFMTSVLATLVVFAVLGFRAKTIAAECVKRNLKALLKVTSSAPLPVLSINASDVESISLDEYANWYSTQGMELSISDYNITACSLEDELRQGVEETGLAFIAFTEAMTLFPGSPFWSALFFLMLLNLGLSTMFGTMAGILTPLTDTFKTLRNHKLIFTICSCTVGFVIGLVFTQRCGNYFVTMFDDYSATLPLIIVVIFQTISVSWVYGADRFLEDLKQMLNRPVPVIYKYLWKFVCPIAMLGLLGASLLKMILKRPEYSAWNREKASKEDLPYPDWALAVLIILIIIASLPVPIGYIHSLLLERLGQSPADTEARYTPCATTDTDLTPLSTLPPSRDDLNSSHPLLEGNHNSHLQNGHIESVESSVL; encoded by the exons ATGACGTCAGCAAAGCCCCCGTTACCTGCAGACGGCCAGCAGGATGAGGTTGAACTGCGATTGGGGCTCGAGCCAGAAGTCCCGTTGGAAACAGCCCGGGACGGTTGGGACAGTAAAGTAGAGTATTTCCTTGCTCAAGTCGGATTCAGTGTGGGATTGGGAAACGTTTGGAGGTTTCCGTATCTCTGCCACCAGAACGGAGGCG GAGCATTTATTTTGCTGTACGTGGTGTTGATGGCGCTGGTCGGTGTGCCGCTGTTTTTTCTGGAGCTTGCGGCTGGTCAGAGCATCAGACAGGGCAGCATTGGTGTCTGGAGGCACATTTCTCCAAAACTTGTTGGCATTGGCTACTCCAGCTGTGTG GTGTGTTTCTTTGTTGCTCTGTATTATAACGTCATCATCGGCTGGAGTATTTTTTATTTGGGGAACTCTTTCCAGTATCCTCTGCCATGGGAAAAATGTCCAACAGAAGGGAACAGCACAg TGAAGGAATGTGCTGCCAGCTCTCCTACAGCATATTTCTGGTACCGTAAAGCTCTGGATATCACCGATTCCATTGACGAAACGGGAGAGTTCAATTTCATACTCACTGGATGTCTGCTGGCCGCTTGGGTCATAGTGTGTCTGGCTATGTACAAGGGCATCAAGTCTTCCGGAAAG GTGATGTATTTCTCCTCCGTGTTTCCATACGTGGTTCTGCTGTGCTTTCTGATCAGAGGCGTGACGCTGGATGGAGCATCAGAGGGCATTAAATTCATGTTTTACCCCAGA CTGGAGATCTGGGCTGATGTTCAGGTGTGGCGTCAGGCGGCGACGCAGGTCTTTTTCGCTCTGGGTTTGGGTTTTGGTTCTGTGATTGCGTACTCTTCCTATAACCCACGAAACAACAACTGCCATCGAGACGCGTTCACTGTGTCTGGAGTCAACTTCATGACGTCTGTTTTGGCCACGCTGGTGGTGTTTGCTGTGCTGGGCTTCAGGGCCAAAACCATCGCCACAGAGTGTGTCAAGCG TAATCTGAAGGCCCTGCTTAAGGTGACGTCCAGCGCTCCTCTACCTGTCCTTTCCATCAATGCTTCAGATGTAGAGAGCATCTCATTGGACGAGTATGCAAACTGGTACTCGACTCAAGGGATGGAGCTCAGTATCTCTGACTACAACATCACAGCCTGCAGCCTGGAGGATGAACTCAGACAG gGTGTTGAGGGAACAGGTTTAGCTTTTATAGCATTCACAGAAGCCATGACACTGTTTCCCGGCAGTCCGTTCTGGTCGGCGCTGTTCTTCCTCATGCTGCTCAATCTGGGCCTGTCCACCATGTTCGGCACCATGGCCGGAATCCTGACCCCGCTGACGGACACCTTCAAGACCCTGCGCAACCACAAGCTCATCTTTACAA TCTGCAGCTGTACAGTGGGCTTTCTGATCGGTCTGGTGTTCACTCAGCGCTGTGGAAACTACTTTGTGACGATGTTTGATGATTATTCTGCCACTCTTCCTCTGATCATCGTTGTCATCTTTCAGACCATCAGTGTTTCATGGGTTTATGGAGCAGacag GTTTTTGGAGGACCTGAAACAGATGCTGAATCGGCCGATCCCCGTTATATACAAGTACTTGTGGAAATTTGTGTGTCCAATTGCTATGCTGGGACTTTTGGGGGCCAGTCTGCTAAAGATGATATTGAAGCGTCCCGAATACTCTGCGTGGAATAGAGAGAAG GCATCCAAAGAAGATCTTCCATATCCTGATTGGGCTCTTGCTGTTCTGATCATACTGATCATAATTGCATCACTTCCTGTTCCTATCGGATACATTCATTCCCTGCTCCTGGAGCGGCTCGGCCAATCACCAGCAGACACAGAGGCCAGATACACGCCATGTGCCACCACAGACGCAGATCTGACGCCTCTCAGCACATTACCACCATCGCGGGACGATCTCAATTCATCCCACCCTTTACTCGAGGGAAATCATAACTCGCATCTGCAAAACGGTCATATTGAAAGTGTGGAGTCGAGCGTTTTATGA